GAGCTCGAGGCCATCGCTCGCCGGGATGCATCGGAGCTCCCCGGTCTGTTCGTTTCGCTCCTGCCAGTCGCGGTTCCCGTCGGGCTCATCTCGATCCACAGCATTCTCGAGGCTTCCCTGCGGTCGGCGGGGCGGCCCGCGCTTCAGGCGCTGCTCGATTGGAGCGGATTCTTCGGCGACAAGAACATGGCGCTTCTCGCCGGCTCGTTCATCGCGGCGTGGCTCCTGAGGCGTACCCAGTCGCTGAGCGTAAAGCAGCTGGGGCTAAGGCTCGAGCCTGCCGTTGCCAGCGCCGGTGTGATCATACTCATCACGAGTGCCGGGGGGGCGTTCGGTCAGATGCTCTCTCGCATCGGTATAGACGAGAGCTTGAGCCAGATCTCCTGGATGGGCGGAGGAAAGGGCATGCTGGTTCTCGCCTGGGCGATCGCCGCGGTAATGAAGATCGCGCAGGGCTCCGGCACCGTCGCCATGATCACCGCGTCGGCGATCGTGGCGGCGATGATCCCCGACCACACCGCTCTGGATTTTCACGTCATCTATCTCTTCGCCGCGATCGGCTTCGGGTCGGCGGTCTTTTCCTGGATGAACGACAGTGGCTTCTGGGTGGTATCCAAGATGGGAGGTCTCACGGAACCGGAGACACTGCGAGTTTGGACCTTCGTCGTGGCTTCGGTCGGAGTGTTCGGACTCATCGAGGTGCTGGCCCTGGCGTCGCTGTTTCCTTTAGCAGGCTGACGAAAGATGAAATCGAGGGGTTGCTCTTGACTCGAAGCGACGATGAGGCTAGCTTTCGGTCTTGACGATGCAATTCGGAATCTGTTTCAAAGGCGATCTCGATCCCGGACGGACGAAGTCGATCTGTCGCCAGGCGGAGCTCGCCGGATTCGAGTACGCCTGGTTCTACGATTCACACATTTTGTGGCGCGATCCCTATCCGGTCATGGCGATGTGCATGGAGCACACTCGGAACATGCGCTTCGGCCCCTGTGTGACCAATCCGGACGTCCGCGACTGGTCGGTGGCGGCGAGCCTCTTCGGCAGCCTTGCGGTGCAGAGTGACGGTCGGATCGACATCTGCGTGGGCCGAGGTGACAGCTCGCGGCGCATGATGGGTTTCAAGCCTGCGAGCATCAGCCGAATGAACGATTTCATTGCCGCGGTGAAGGCGATGTGCCGGGGCGAGCGCGTCGTTTACGACGGCTGCCCCTCGGGCGCGCAGTTGACCTGGAGCCAGTTCGACCTGCCTGTCTGGATCGCGGCCTACGGACCCAAGGCTCTTGCCGCCGCGGGAGAGCACGGAGATGGACTGGTCCTCCAGCTCGGTGAGCCCGGCCTTTGCCGGTGGTTCGTCTCCCAAGCCCTCGAGGCGGGGAAGAAGGCGGGACGGGACATGTCGACTTACCGGGTCATGGCGGCCGCGCCCGCGTGGATCGGGCCCATGGAGAGCTGCATCGCACAGACCCGGTGGTTTCCCGCCATGGTGGGAAACCACGTGGCCGACATCGTCGAAAAGTATGGCCGGGACTCGAACCTCGTTCCCGCAAGCTTCACCGAGTACATCGAACGGCGCAAGGGTTACGACTACCATGAACACGCCAAGAAGGACGCAAGTCATCTCGACTTTG
This portion of the Vicinamibacteria bacterium genome encodes:
- a CDS encoding TIGR03842 family LLM class F420-dependent oxidoreductase; this encodes MQFGICFKGDLDPGRTKSICRQAELAGFEYAWFYDSHILWRDPYPVMAMCMEHTRNMRFGPCVTNPDVRDWSVAASLFGSLAVQSDGRIDICVGRGDSSRRMMGFKPASISRMNDFIAAVKAMCRGERVVYDGCPSGAQLTWSQFDLPVWIAAYGPKALAAAGEHGDGLVLQLGEPGLCRWFVSQALEAGKKAGRDMSTYRVMAAAPAWIGPMESCIAQTRWFPAMVGNHVADIVEKYGRDSNLVPASFTEYIERRKGYDYHEHAKKDASHLDFVTDDVVESFSVLGPAENHVGKLKELEAAGITQFTIYLMNTEEERIVAEYGDKVIPHFV